In the genome of Spirochaetia bacterium, one region contains:
- a CDS encoding ATP-binding protein yields the protein MKVKNQLVLLVSFSMLLVLLAGIFTSRVIFSRTLRQSETELLMDRCKLLGEPEFYGNRQLLDRLAITQDIRITLIKEDGTVVYDSEHNTETMDNHYFRQELKQTRENGSGTAVRQSITTGKETLYCAMRTSDGLYYIRVAAPYTYFSLLNKQFLSLLVPLLLMIGILVFIILYIVIRHLLNPVEALVIAGSRYATGDLEYRTYIDKPEEFHKLSDTINHMANQLQQTISGISNERNKYSSLLSSMDEGVLLLDKGKKVMISNRASKTLLDQTIEIGSRLMDIFSDLELDGLVDKTLAEGTSSQYELICWGPYRGETALLMSAGKQKTFNLHITAIKDENQQETNGAVLTFRDVTELKHLEQVRQDFVSNVSHELKTPLTSISGFSEILDNGDLKKPEIKHFAAIIHRNTIQMQTIIDDLLTLASLEKAEIAPPMQKEKLKKLLDACIEGVRFKAETKKITLTLDCPDKLELTCNPGLLKQAVINLLVNAIAYSDKHTEVILAAEEKHSYVRIWVKDHGIGIPKPEQQRIFERFYRVDKARSRSAGGTGLGLSIVKHIALIHKGTIEVDSTEGLGSTFTLTIPKESPSLKQLEEKSKKLYGKQQKV from the coding sequence ATGAAAGTAAAGAACCAACTTGTCCTGTTGGTATCTTTCTCCATGCTTCTGGTCCTGCTTGCCGGTATATTTACTTCCCGAGTTATTTTTTCGCGTACGCTCCGACAAAGCGAAACTGAACTGCTGATGGACCGATGCAAGCTGCTGGGAGAACCGGAGTTCTATGGGAACCGACAGCTGCTGGACCGTTTGGCAATTACACAGGACATCAGGATAACATTGATCAAGGAAGACGGTACCGTCGTATACGACAGCGAACACAATACCGAAACCATGGATAACCATTACTTCAGGCAAGAACTGAAGCAGACAAGGGAAAACGGAAGTGGGACAGCTGTCCGACAGAGTATTACTACAGGAAAAGAAACACTCTATTGTGCCATGCGGACATCCGATGGCTTATATTATATACGCGTGGCTGCACCTTATACATATTTTTCTTTGCTGAACAAGCAGTTCCTCTCCCTGCTTGTACCTTTGCTGCTCATGATCGGTATACTCGTATTCATAATCCTCTATATTGTCATACGTCATCTGCTCAATCCTGTAGAAGCTCTGGTAATTGCCGGAAGCAGGTATGCAACAGGAGATCTTGAATATCGTACCTACATTGACAAGCCGGAAGAATTCCATAAGTTGTCTGATACCATAAACCACATGGCAAACCAATTGCAGCAAACCATCTCAGGCATCTCAAACGAACGTAACAAGTATTCTTCCTTGCTTTCTTCCATGGACGAAGGAGTCCTTTTGCTTGACAAAGGAAAGAAAGTAATGATAAGCAACAGGGCAAGCAAGACACTCCTTGACCAGACAATTGAAATCGGCAGCAGGCTCATGGACATCTTCTCTGACCTTGAATTGGACGGATTGGTAGACAAGACATTGGCAGAAGGTACCTCATCACAATACGAACTGATATGCTGGGGTCCCTATAGGGGAGAAACTGCATTGCTGATGAGTGCCGGCAAGCAAAAGACCTTCAATCTGCATATTACGGCAATCAAGGATGAAAACCAGCAGGAAACAAACGGAGCAGTACTGACATTCAGGGATGTAACTGAACTCAAGCACCTGGAACAGGTACGTCAGGACTTTGTCAGCAATGTCTCACATGAGCTCAAGACCCCGTTGACTTCAATCAGTGGGTTTTCAGAAATACTTGACAATGGTGATCTTAAAAAACCTGAAATAAAACATTTTGCCGCAATTATCCACAGAAACACTATCCAGATGCAGACCATAATCGATGATCTGTTGACTCTGGCCTCCCTGGAAAAAGCAGAAATTGCTCCACCGATGCAAAAGGAGAAACTAAAAAAGCTTCTGGATGCCTGTATCGAAGGCGTCCGCTTCAAGGCCGAAACAAAGAAAATCACATTGACGTTGGATTGTCCTGACAAACTTGAACTTACCTGCAACCCGGGACTGCTCAAACAGGCAGTAATCAATTTGCTCGTCAATGCCATTGCCTATAGTGACAAACACACTGAAGTCATCCTTGCTGCCGAAGAAAAGCACTCCTACGTACGCATCTGGGTCAAGGATCATGGTATAGGCATCCCAAAACCAGAACAACAGAGAATATTCGAACGGTTCTACAGAGTAGACAAAGCCCGCAGTCGCAGTGCCGGCGGCACAGGACTGGGACTTTCCATCGTCAAGCATATTGCATTGATCCACAAAGGAACCATTGAAGTAGACAGTACCGAGGGATTGGGCTCTACCTTTACCCTTACGATTCCAAAAGAAAGTCCTTCGCTGAAGCAATTGGAAGAAAAAAGCAAGAAACTGTACGGAAAACAACAAAAGGTTTGA
- a CDS encoding response regulator transcription factor, with product MKTRILVVEDELDIQELIAYQLQQEGFKVIRANDGEEAIEKLKEKEPDCMILDLMLPRLNGLEVLKIARYELGYKELPILIASARSEESDIITGLELGADDYLTKPFSAKVLTAKVKARLRHEKKNEDGPLSRQGLTMDPSKRECTFEGTSLILTASEFNLLLLLFRNEGRVFTRDQLISSTKGEDYPATERSIDVQIASLRKKLGTCGKRIRTVWGIGYKYSTEEET from the coding sequence ATGAAGACCAGGATACTTGTCGTAGAAGATGAACTGGACATACAGGAACTCATTGCCTATCAACTGCAACAGGAAGGCTTCAAGGTCATACGGGCCAATGATGGAGAAGAAGCAATCGAGAAACTGAAGGAAAAGGAACCGGATTGCATGATCTTGGATCTGATGCTTCCCCGTCTCAATGGATTGGAAGTACTGAAGATTGCAAGGTATGAACTCGGCTATAAGGAACTGCCTATTCTCATAGCATCTGCACGTTCAGAAGAAAGTGACATCATCACTGGGTTGGAACTTGGCGCAGATGATTACCTGACAAAGCCTTTCAGTGCAAAAGTCCTCACAGCAAAGGTGAAGGCACGGCTGAGACATGAGAAGAAGAATGAAGACGGTCCATTGTCAAGGCAAGGTCTGACGATGGATCCCAGCAAACGGGAATGTACGTTCGAGGGAACTTCCCTTATACTTACTGCCTCAGAATTCAACTTGTTGCTATTGCTTTTCAGAAATGAGGGACGTGTCTTTACAAGGGACCAGCTGATCAGTTCGACAAAGGGTGAAGATTATCCCGCGACAGAACGTTCAATCGATGTACAGATCGCTTCTCTCAGGAAAAAGCTCGGTACATGTGGCAAACGGATACGTACAGTCTGGGGAATCGGCTACAAGTACAGCACGGAGGAAGAAACATGA
- a CDS encoding RNA-binding protein: MSKKIYVGNMNYRTSEEELRNLFAQFGTVNNANIILDRETRRPKGFAFVEMEEDEAADAAISQLDGTEFDERKLKVSEAISKPRTNSFHHNNY; the protein is encoded by the coding sequence ATGTCTAAGAAAATTTATGTTGGTAATATGAATTACCGCACCAGCGAAGAAGAACTTCGCAATCTTTTTGCACAGTTTGGTACTGTCAACAATGCAAATATCATCCTTGACCGCGAAACCCGCAGACCTAAGGGGTTTGCTTTCGTTGAAATGGAAGAAGACGAAGCTGCCGATGCAGCAATCTCCCAGCTTGACGGCACAGAATTCGACGAAAGGAAACTCAAAGTAAGCGAAGCCATTTCAAAGCCAAGAACCAATAGTTTTCATCACAACAACTATTAA
- a CDS encoding DUF92 domain-containing protein produces the protein MIDRFMLSGANGSLTAYVDYLVRQLPFFPVIIACLMFLLAIVAWKERQLTAGGAFGAFVLGNLTTFAFGFGGLFLYVFFLLSASVLARIGSQNKTVASAQQTQKKGSCRDFMQVFANGGAGFFLALLYLYQPSMRLLLLFGASVAEAVSDTFAGEVGVLLGGPSFSVLTGRPMKKGLSGAVSRGGTLAGLIAAFFVAMLWYPCFFPVAAKSLVFLVIVAFAGFLGCVADSLLGATIQVQYYALDGSLTEKSQMDGKSLEKARGIAFFDNDIVNLCSNCIAVAIAYLLSIIFF, from the coding sequence ATGATCGACCGTTTTATGCTTTCAGGGGCAAACGGATCCCTGACAGCTTATGTTGATTATCTTGTCAGGCAGCTCCCTTTCTTTCCTGTGATCATTGCCTGCCTGATGTTCCTGCTTGCCATTGTTGCATGGAAGGAACGACAGCTTACTGCAGGAGGTGCATTCGGTGCTTTTGTTCTCGGTAATCTGACAACTTTTGCCTTTGGTTTCGGTGGGCTTTTCCTTTATGTCTTTTTTCTTCTTTCTGCCTCGGTACTTGCCAGGATCGGTAGTCAAAACAAAACCGTGGCTTCTGCACAACAAACACAGAAAAAAGGAAGTTGCAGGGACTTCATGCAGGTCTTTGCCAATGGGGGTGCAGGATTTTTCCTTGCACTACTATATCTATATCAACCTTCCATGAGGCTTTTGCTTCTTTTCGGAGCTTCTGTGGCAGAGGCAGTCAGTGATACATTTGCCGGTGAAGTCGGCGTGTTGCTTGGGGGTCCGAGTTTTTCTGTGTTGACAGGACGACCTATGAAAAAAGGACTTTCCGGTGCAGTTTCCCGGGGGGGGACGCTTGCCGGGCTGATTGCTGCCTTTTTTGTTGCCATGTTATGGTATCCTTGTTTTTTCCCTGTTGCGGCAAAAAGTCTTGTGTTTCTGGTTATCGTTGCTTTTGCGGGTTTCTTGGGATGTGTGGCAGACAGCTTGCTTGGGGCAACCATACAGGTACAATACTATGCCCTTGACGGAAGTCTGACAGAGAAATCACAAATGGATGGCAAGTCTTTGGAAAAAGCCCGAGGAATAGCTTTTTTTGATAATGATATCGTAAACCTATGCAGCAACTGCATCGCCGTAGCGATTGCCTACTTGCTCTCGATAATATTTTTCTGA
- the groL gene encoding chaperonin GroEL (60 kDa chaperone family; promotes refolding of misfolded polypeptides especially under stressful conditions; forms two stacked rings of heptamers to form a barrel-shaped 14mer; ends can be capped by GroES; misfolded proteins enter the barrel where they are refolded when GroES binds): protein MAKQLQFSEESRKSLVNGVEKISHAVMTTLGPKGRLVLLDKKFGAPTVTKDGVSVAREIELEDPFENMGAQLLKEVATKTNDVAGDGTTTATVLAWSITKEGMKSVASGVNPMGIRRGIDKAVADAVAEIKKESKEVKDKEEIAQVATISANNDTTIGEEISNAMEKVGKDGVITVEESKTFETTTDFVEGMQFDRGYLSAYFCNNRETMTSVMEDPYILIYDKKISNMKELLPILEKVAQTNKPLLIIAEDVDGEALATLVVNSVRGVLNVVAVKAPGFGDRRKAMLEDIAVLTGGQVISEELGLTLENAELDMLGRAKSIKVDKENTTIINGAGEKTAIAERTAQIKAQIADTTSDYDREKLQERLAKLAGGVAVINVGAATEVELKEKKHRVEDALSATRAAIEEGVIPGGGVALVQAAKQLAEKNLTGLSEDEKIGYKIVRRALEEPIRQIAQNAGVDGSIIADKCMNSEKGYGFDANEMKWCNMVENGIIDPMKVTRCALQNAASIAQLILTTECAVTDIPAPEPAAPAAANPNMGGMM from the coding sequence ATGGCAAAACAGCTACAATTCAGTGAGGAATCCCGTAAATCTTTAGTCAATGGCGTAGAGAAGATTTCTCATGCTGTGATGACAACCTTGGGCCCTAAGGGTCGCTTGGTCTTGCTTGACAAAAAATTCGGTGCACCGACCGTTACAAAAGACGGCGTGTCTGTAGCCCGTGAAATTGAGCTTGAAGATCCGTTTGAGAACATGGGTGCCCAATTGCTGAAAGAAGTTGCAACGAAGACGAATGATGTTGCTGGTGATGGAACAACTACTGCGACTGTATTGGCTTGGTCAATTACAAAAGAAGGCATGAAGAGTGTCGCTTCCGGTGTGAATCCGATGGGAATCCGTAGGGGCATTGACAAGGCTGTGGCAGATGCTGTGGCTGAAATCAAGAAAGAATCAAAGGAAGTCAAGGATAAGGAAGAAATCGCACAGGTTGCAACCATCAGCGCCAATAACGATACTACAATCGGCGAGGAAATTTCCAACGCAATGGAAAAGGTCGGAAAAGACGGTGTCATTACCGTTGAAGAGTCCAAGACATTTGAGACGACGACTGACTTTGTTGAGGGCATGCAGTTTGACCGTGGTTATCTGAGTGCTTATTTCTGCAATAACAGGGAGACCATGACATCTGTGATGGAAGACCCCTATATCCTTATTTATGACAAGAAGATTTCCAACATGAAGGAATTGCTTCCGATTTTGGAGAAGGTTGCTCAGACAAACAAACCGTTGCTGATCATTGCAGAGGATGTCGACGGTGAGGCTCTTGCAACATTGGTCGTCAATAGCGTCAGAGGTGTACTGAACGTTGTTGCAGTAAAAGCTCCTGGTTTTGGTGACCGCAGGAAAGCAATGCTGGAAGATATTGCAGTGCTGACAGGCGGACAGGTTATCAGCGAAGAGCTTGGTCTGACTCTTGAGAATGCAGAGTTGGATATGCTTGGCCGTGCAAAAAGCATCAAAGTTGATAAGGAAAATACAACAATCATCAATGGCGCTGGTGAAAAGACTGCTATTGCTGAAAGGACTGCACAGATCAAGGCTCAGATTGCTGATACAACCAGTGACTATGACCGTGAGAAGCTGCAGGAAAGACTTGCAAAACTGGCAGGTGGCGTAGCTGTCATCAATGTCGGAGCTGCAACTGAAGTTGAACTCAAGGAAAAGAAGCACAGAGTCGAAGATGCTCTCAGTGCAACACGTGCAGCGATTGAAGAGGGTGTTATTCCTGGTGGTGGTGTTGCTCTTGTACAGGCTGCAAAGCAGCTTGCTGAGAAAAATCTGACTGGTCTGAGCGAGGATGAAAAGATTGGTTACAAGATTGTGCGCAGGGCACTTGAGGAACCTATCCGTCAGATTGCACAGAATGCCGGCGTGGATGGATCCATCATTGCTGACAAATGCATGAACAGTGAAAAGGGCTATGGTTTTGATGCAAATGAGATGAAATGGTGCAACATGGTTGAAAACGGAATTATCGATCCTATGAAGGTAACCCGCTGTGCATTGCAGAATGCAGCTTCCATTGCTCAGCTTATCCTGACCACTGAATGTGCTGTTACAGATATTCCAGCTCCGGAACCGGCAGCACCGGCTGCAGCTAACCCAAATATGGGCGGAATGATGTAA
- the yajC gene encoding preprotein translocase subunit YajC, with the protein MELLLALAGASGTATGSGTAAAGSMTTSIVTFGLIIVIFYFLLIRPQRKKDKETQSMISSIAKGDKVVTIGGIHGTVVAVREKSFVLKVDDNTRIEFNRSAISSVIEKKGSGAKNNSGKQAKKVALEKKQPLKEAEAPAEEESTAAAEAGSEDNNINK; encoded by the coding sequence ATGGAATTATTGTTGGCTCTGGCTGGGGCTTCGGGAACTGCGACAGGAAGCGGTACTGCGGCTGCAGGTTCGATGACGACGTCGATCGTTACCTTTGGCCTTATCATCGTCATCTTTTATTTTTTGTTGATCAGACCGCAGCGTAAGAAAGACAAGGAAACTCAATCGATGATTTCTTCGATTGCAAAGGGCGATAAAGTCGTTACCATCGGCGGAATCCATGGTACTGTCGTTGCAGTAAGGGAAAAGTCTTTCGTGCTCAAAGTGGATGATAATACGAGGATTGAGTTCAATAGGTCGGCAATCAGCAGCGTCATAGAGAAAAAGGGGTCAGGGGCTAAGAACAATTCCGGAAAACAAGCCAAGAAAGTTGCCTTGGAAAAGAAACAGCCCTTGAAGGAAGCAGAAGCTCCGGCTGAGGAAGAGAGCACTGCTGCAGCTGAAGCTGGCAGCGAGGACAATAATATTAATAAGTAG
- the secD gene encoding protein translocase subunit SecD: MKKRDRLIIVLLVLFLCGLFLYPTFKWYVLTPSETKDLASGSNEQIREYALGQATKDLHEIKNLVQSDENAEVPAKFIYLEAIAKDNYHAMKKDVPSKWNILNLCAGFYTEKDIFNTLENHYRSSIYDAKTLSNNVLQLGLDLRGGMSILLDADKDAYEKKVGKAVSDTEVTKLVNQDIEILKNRIDQFGVSEPEIRLQGSNQILVEIPGAADPERVNSFLQGKGSLVFQIVDTTLTDKINTEYAANPGEAYTEDGQIKQPADLPAGKTVAGYYVKDDYGIDELKKFVVLDDEIGLDGIHLESSTTSTNGITGQPVVDFHLDSVGGDQFYKLTSTHVGDSMAVVMDGKVKSVATINEAIRQDVQISGFSKNEASDLAVVLRTAALPIELTVSSQQSVGATLGEDAVSAGLRAIAIGLLLVVVFMVLYYSLCGLVADLALVFNLVIMLACLSAFHFTLTLTSIAGLILTLGMAVDANVIIYERIKEELAVGKSSQAAVRQGFSKAFWTIMDANITTIIAALVLSQLGSSAVKGFANTLAIGIISSLFTALFVSHLIFDTTITDKEGAKIHIGRRAKK; encoded by the coding sequence ATGAAAAAACGTGATCGATTGATCATTGTTCTTTTGGTACTGTTTCTGTGTGGTCTGTTCCTTTACCCGACGTTCAAGTGGTATGTGCTGACCCCATCGGAAACAAAGGATTTGGCCAGTGGATCAAATGAACAGATCAGGGAATATGCCTTGGGACAGGCTACGAAAGATCTGCATGAAATCAAGAACTTGGTTCAATCCGACGAAAATGCCGAGGTTCCTGCCAAATTTATCTATTTGGAAGCTATAGCAAAGGATAATTACCATGCAATGAAGAAGGATGTTCCCTCCAAGTGGAACATCTTGAATCTTTGTGCCGGTTTCTATACGGAGAAAGATATCTTCAATACGCTGGAAAATCACTATAGGTCATCCATCTATGATGCAAAGACCCTGAGCAACAACGTGTTGCAGCTTGGACTTGATTTGAGAGGTGGTATGAGCATCCTTCTTGATGCAGACAAGGATGCCTATGAAAAGAAGGTCGGTAAGGCCGTTTCTGATACTGAAGTTACGAAACTTGTCAACCAGGATATCGAAATTCTCAAGAATCGTATTGACCAGTTCGGTGTAAGCGAACCTGAAATCAGACTCCAGGGAAGCAATCAGATTTTGGTTGAGATTCCTGGTGCAGCAGATCCTGAAAGGGTGAATTCCTTCCTCCAGGGCAAGGGTTCTCTTGTCTTCCAGATCGTGGATACGACTCTTACGGATAAGATCAATACAGAATATGCAGCCAATCCTGGTGAAGCCTATACGGAAGATGGGCAGATCAAACAACCGGCTGATTTGCCAGCCGGCAAGACTGTCGCAGGATATTATGTCAAGGATGACTATGGTATCGATGAGCTGAAAAAGTTCGTGGTTTTGGATGATGAGATCGGATTGGATGGCATACATCTTGAAAGTTCGACAACCAGCACGAATGGTATTACAGGACAGCCAGTAGTTGATTTCCATCTCGATTCCGTAGGTGGTGACCAATTCTACAAGTTGACAAGCACGCACGTAGGTGATTCGATGGCTGTGGTAATGGATGGCAAAGTCAAGTCTGTGGCAACCATCAACGAAGCTATCCGTCAGGATGTCCAGATTTCGGGCTTTTCCAAGAATGAAGCTTCCGATTTGGCTGTCGTACTGCGTACTGCAGCCCTTCCTATCGAGTTGACGGTATCAAGTCAACAGTCTGTAGGTGCTACACTGGGTGAAGATGCTGTGTCTGCAGGGTTGCGGGCCATTGCGATTGGCTTGCTCCTTGTCGTGGTGTTCATGGTGCTGTATTATAGCCTGTGCGGCTTGGTGGCTGACTTGGCGCTGGTATTCAACCTTGTCATCATGTTGGCTTGTCTTTCTGCGTTCCATTTTACGTTGACTCTGACGTCTATCGCAGGCCTCATCCTTACTCTAGGTATGGCTGTTGATGCGAATGTCATTATCTATGAACGTATAAAGGAAGAGCTGGCTGTAGGCAAGTCTTCACAAGCTGCTGTCCGTCAGGGCTTCTCGAAAGCTTTCTGGACTATTATGGATGCAAACATTACGACCATCATTGCTGCGTTGGTACTTTCCCAACTTGGTTCCAGTGCAGTCAAAGGTTTTGCAAATACGCTTGCCATTGGTATCATCAGTTCCTTGTTCACGGCATTGTTTGTCTCGCATCTGATTTTTGATACGACGATTACTGACAAGGAAGGTGCGAAGATCCATATCGGCAGGAGGGCAAAGAAATGA
- the secF gene encoding protein translocase subunit SecF yields the protein MIKKDLPVIKVRKIAVTVSAILLVIGIASYIINGGFNKGIDFESGLSERIQVAPVGLQVTYEGKDDATLSVTNGNVVLETRGTEGVHSQTFLVADNPTAGDLAKSMDAVSGITATAVDASLSTSDLLSGYGFPATLSKDPTSLNFAVGGNVTIDQVRAALSSLGNVQVQTMGTDSQQLFQVRIGTGAGDTQASLENAVSKCFAGAFGENGFVVLESNFVGPRFSRTLITSSLIAVLVAMVLILLYVWFRFHIAYAVSSIIALCHDVLMLLGFIALFQFEVSSTTIAAVLTIIGYSLNATIVIFDRVRENSGLMKDKSFADVIQHSVTQSLTRTIMSSLTTVLAVLPLAILATGSIQLFAINLIFGIVVGTYSSNFIAPAFLYWISGGQHIVEKKESK from the coding sequence ATGATCAAAAAAGATTTACCTGTCATCAAGGTTCGTAAGATTGCAGTTACTGTATCTGCTATCCTCCTGGTTATCGGTATTGCTTCCTACATCATCAACGGAGGATTCAATAAGGGTATTGATTTTGAAAGTGGCTTGAGTGAACGTATTCAGGTTGCCCCTGTGGGGCTTCAGGTTACCTACGAAGGAAAAGATGATGCAACATTGTCTGTAACCAATGGTAATGTAGTACTCGAGACGAGAGGAACCGAAGGCGTACATTCCCAGACCTTCCTTGTGGCGGACAATCCGACTGCAGGGGATTTGGCAAAATCGATGGATGCTGTTTCTGGTATCACGGCAACTGCCGTGGATGCAAGCCTCTCGACAAGTGATTTGCTTTCCGGATATGGTTTCCCGGCAACACTCAGCAAGGATCCCACCAGCCTTAACTTTGCAGTGGGTGGAAATGTAACAATTGACCAGGTCCGCGCTGCTCTGTCCAGTCTTGGCAATGTACAGGTACAGACAATGGGTACTGATTCCCAGCAGCTGTTCCAGGTAAGAATCGGAACCGGTGCAGGAGATACACAGGCCAGCCTTGAAAATGCTGTTTCCAAATGCTTTGCCGGTGCTTTCGGTGAAAATGGCTTTGTTGTCTTGGAAAGCAACTTCGTCGGGCCACGTTTTAGCCGGACTTTGATTACTTCATCTTTGATTGCAGTTTTGGTGGCTATGGTATTGATCCTGCTGTATGTTTGGTTCAGGTTCCATATCGCTTATGCAGTTTCTTCAATCATTGCACTTTGTCATGATGTACTGATGCTTCTTGGCTTCATTGCCTTGTTCCAATTTGAGGTGTCCAGTACGACTATTGCTGCTGTACTGACAATCATAGGTTATTCTCTCAATGCGACTATTGTTATTTTTGACCGTGTCCGTGAGAATTCCGGCTTAATGAAGGACAAGTCGTTTGCCGATGTCATCCAGCATAGCGTTACACAGTCTTTGACTCGTACGATCATGAGTAGTTTGACGACTGTGCTCGCAGTGTTGCCGTTGGCTATTCTGGCTACTGGCAGTATCCAGCTGTTTGCCATCAATTTGATTTTTGGCATTGTCGTAGGTACATATTCCTCAAACTTCATTGCCCCTGCTTTCCTCTATTGGATCAGCGGCGGACAACATATTGTTGAGAAGAAGGAATCAAAATAA
- a CDS encoding redox-sensing transcriptional repressor Rex, whose protein sequence is MERKIPIPTIKRYPSYLRRLQSYKAQGMVNISATFLATDLQLNPIQVRKDIALTGIEGKPKIGFSVNALIISLTNALGWNNTSDAILIGAGNLGKALLGYEGFSSYGLRIVGAFDKDPQKIGTEASGLVIRPLEELEAYVIDNRINIAIIAVPARQAQTVATLLVKCGVIALWNFAPVHLQLPDGIVVQRTDLASHFAALSEKMRRALDEKEVGVRKRW, encoded by the coding sequence ATGGAGAGGAAAATACCTATCCCAACAATAAAAAGGTACCCTTCATATCTTCGTAGACTTCAATCATACAAGGCGCAGGGCATGGTAAATATATCTGCGACCTTTTTAGCTACGGACTTGCAGCTGAATCCTATACAAGTCAGGAAAGATATTGCTCTGACTGGCATTGAAGGTAAACCCAAGATAGGTTTTTCCGTCAATGCCCTGATTATTTCCTTGACCAATGCATTGGGCTGGAACAATACATCAGATGCCATTTTGATCGGAGCTGGTAATCTGGGCAAGGCCTTGCTTGGGTATGAAGGTTTTTCATCATATGGACTCAGAATCGTGGGGGCTTTTGACAAGGATCCACAGAAGATAGGTACGGAAGCTTCCGGGCTTGTAATCAGGCCTCTTGAAGAACTTGAGGCCTATGTGATTGACAACAGAATCAATATTGCAATCATTGCCGTACCTGCGCGGCAGGCCCAGACCGTAGCAACACTCTTGGTCAAATGTGGGGTCATTGCATTATGGAACTTCGCTCCCGTACACTTGCAGCTTCCTGATGGCATTGTCGTCCAACGGACGGACTTGGCTTCTCATTTTGCGGCTTTGTCAGAAAAGATGCGGAGGGCGTTGGATGAAAAAGAAGTTGGAGTTCGCAAAAGGTGGTAA
- a CDS encoding NAD(P)H-dependent oxidoreductase subunit E: protein MDKVHVDLCMGSSCFARGNSQALANLESYIKENHLEDKVELVGHLCMNACSSGPNVRIDGMNYCGLNPDCVVDLVAQALEKHKEDQS from the coding sequence ATGGATAAGGTACACGTGGATCTGTGTATGGGAAGTTCCTGTTTCGCAAGGGGCAATTCCCAAGCCTTGGCAAATCTTGAATCCTATATCAAGGAAAATCATCTGGAGGACAAGGTAGAACTTGTAGGACACCTTTGCATGAACGCCTGTAGCAGCGGACCGAACGTCAGGATTGACGGTATGAATTACTGTGGACTTAATCCCGATTGTGTTGTTGATCTTGTTGCCCAGGCCCTTGAAAAACACAAGGAAGACCAATCATGA